In the Salvia miltiorrhiza cultivar Shanhuang (shh) chromosome 8, IMPLAD_Smil_shh, whole genome shotgun sequence genome, CTCCATCCTCCAGGAGGGCCTCCCCGTGGGCCCCGGCTTCCCCAACTGGCGTTCCTCCTCCAATCAGCAGCTCGACATTCTCACCAATCTTCCCATCCTCGGAATCTGCAAGGAGGTTTCTAGAAACGCCTTCTGGCTCGATTCTTGGGGCCACAGGCCGCCCGACGCCGACGCCGATCGCGCCGCCTTATTGGCCAGAGCCTTCTTGAAAAACGCGCCCCCTCTCGTCCCCATTTACCGCAACTTCTACATTCCGTCATCGCCCTGCGCCGCCGGCAATCCGGTTTTTTACGTGCATGGCGCCGACGTCAGGGTGTGGAGCTTCGACATCGCCGGATTCTTCCAGCGGGTGGAGTTCGGAAGTCCGAGGAGGACGTTTTTCCCATCGCCGGCGTGGGCGGCCACGGAGGCCAGGAGGATAGAGTTTTGGTCGGAGCTGGCGGAAAAGAGGGGGGAGGGCACGGCGGCGCGCGGGTGGTGGAGCGGGGCGCTGGGCGGGTGCTTGGAGGAGGTGTGCTGGAGGCTGAGGGATGGCGGGTGGAAGGAGGAGGATGTCAGGGAAATGATGAGCGGCGACGCCTGTGATGGGCGGC is a window encoding:
- the LOC131001801 gene encoding uncharacterized protein LOC131001801; the encoded protein is MAVAVVNHMTLPNPKPSLRVCFSYAAYAKNVVSYLHSSNIPVDAGLSDSEFAAVESAFNFSFPPDLRSILQEGLPVGPGFPNWRSSSNQQLDILTNLPILGICKEVSRNAFWLDSWGHRPPDADADRAALLARAFLKNAPPLVPIYRNFYIPSSPCAAGNPVFYVHGADVRVWSFDIAGFFQRVEFGSPRRTFFPSPAWAATEARRIEFWSELAEKRGEGTAARGWWSGALGGCLEEVCWRLRDGGWKEEDVREMMSGDACDGRPLDVSMSERMLRAGWSTEDVVDLLGFPLNGVDDGDYCFDFRRRQSCDDKKHATISLTF